In a genomic window of Flammeovirga agarivorans:
- a CDS encoding Crp/Fnr family transcriptional regulator, with translation MLTLLQKIGQKITIDQALELRIKEDFVKIETQKSEILLEANQRAKYLYYVEKGVLHNFYYHDGRQVSSWFYIEDMFITSWYSFYTQQPSFENIESLEDCTLYRISYEDYQKLIYDFPTFGNFARLLSEEILSILDQFSKSWSFLSAKEKYEILEEYFPKIEQRIKLGHIASFLGISQETLSRIRAGK, from the coding sequence ATGCTTACTCTTCTTCAAAAAATTGGACAAAAGATAACGATTGATCAAGCACTGGAATTACGAATAAAAGAAGATTTTGTAAAGATTGAAACTCAAAAGTCTGAGATTTTATTGGAGGCAAACCAGAGAGCAAAGTATCTGTATTATGTGGAGAAAGGTGTTTTGCACAACTTCTATTATCATGATGGTAGACAAGTAAGTTCGTGGTTTTATATCGAAGATATGTTTATTACGTCATGGTATAGCTTCTATACACAGCAGCCGAGTTTTGAAAATATTGAAAGTTTGGAAGATTGCACTTTATATAGAATTAGCTATGAAGATTACCAAAAACTAATTTATGATTTTCCCACTTTTGGGAATTTTGCAAGGCTATTGTCAGAAGAAATCTTGTCAATTTTGGATCAGTTTTCTAAGAGTTGGTCATTTTTATCTGCAAAAGAGAAATATGAGATTTTAGAAGAGTACTTTCCAAAAATAGAACAGCGTATTAAATTAGGTCATATTGCCTCCTTCTTAGGTATATCACAAGAGACGCTAAGTAGGATTAGAGCAGGAAAATAA
- a CDS encoding VOC family protein, protein MQPNHFIFADLSTYNPNKSMEFYASIFNWKFKNEYDYQTAYLGNQPVIGLYETPEKFKQLKMPHFWMSYIQVNDVEKTVSLARTLGGIIELEQELDYFGKVALIRDPQGAGFTVYEGNYLVNTRTKAKENTLVWNDLHVSDAKKVLPFYQGIFNWQLHKISDDTYHIFDDKERHIADILEVPNFYKGKYEYWVCTFGVRSLSKVKQQVLDQGGTIIHTEDHRVLVSDDSGEAFFYLKEV, encoded by the coding sequence ATGCAACCCAATCATTTTATTTTTGCTGACTTATCGACGTATAATCCCAATAAGTCAATGGAATTCTATGCCTCTATTTTCAACTGGAAATTCAAAAACGAATATGATTACCAAACTGCCTATTTAGGGAACCAGCCTGTGATAGGGTTATATGAAACACCAGAGAAGTTTAAACAATTAAAGATGCCTCATTTTTGGATGTCTTATATCCAAGTAAATGATGTTGAAAAGACGGTATCTTTAGCTAGAACGTTAGGAGGAATTATTGAACTAGAACAAGAGTTGGATTATTTTGGTAAAGTGGCCTTAATTCGGGATCCACAGGGAGCAGGTTTTACAGTTTATGAAGGAAATTATTTAGTGAATACTCGGACTAAGGCTAAAGAAAATACATTGGTATGGAATGATTTGCATGTCTCAGATGCGAAAAAAGTTCTTCCTTTTTATCAAGGTATTTTTAATTGGCAACTTCATAAAATTAGTGATGATACTTACCATATTTTTGATGATAAGGAAAGACATATTGCTGATATATTGGAAGTACCCAACTTCTACAAAGGGAAGTACGAGTATTGGGTATGTACTTTTGGGGTAAGAAGTCTGTCTAAAGTGAAACAACAGGTATTAGATCAAGGGGGAACAATAATCCACACCGAAGATCATAGAGTATTAGTAAGTGATGATTCAGGCGAAGCTTTTTTCTATTTGAAAGAGGTGTAG
- a CDS encoding DUF262 domain-containing protein codes for MEIKQITLENENVNTMSDINQKDVIVHSCTLQSLLNCRSKPLIINGYSLNGQLTIPEYQRPYVWKEKQLNKLLQDFIDYQKNEDVNKPFYYLGSIILHHDKASEQLNIIDGQQRITTSLLIQKLVSQNFKSNIQYSSGISIDNIKRNLSYLKAIKNSDIFEFKEYPQLLESIDFNQVNVTLIITSTEDLAYTFFETQNTGGVRLSGSDIIKAHHLRALPTNKLVNYQAKRWESIDTSRVDKIIELLTKVRFWDNRKWRTYPFYRDKKGIKETLIDEFTINTSKNNEDVSYYYSAVKNDLGRSFQLHESEYKQLKQPLSDGNNSLDFIIDYVRLYQKLFLDTTDHRIPDEFYDFRDKVLHGIHGTLFLKELFEIAVICYVSRFGYYRIFEASLWLYRAIYSKRVSSNRNVREDSIYKFVFDNQFIDNIIEVFTPDELFLFLKKFTYNFNKENTGKNQSKAKHIHTLRNYFDQKINNIDYYSENHRDFDKHLIEGIIDKINKQ; via the coding sequence ATGGAAATTAAACAAATTACCCTAGAAAATGAGAATGTAAATACAATGAGTGACATTAATCAAAAAGATGTCATTGTACATAGTTGTACTTTACAAAGCCTTTTGAATTGTAGAAGTAAGCCTTTAATAATAAACGGTTATTCATTAAATGGTCAACTTACTATTCCTGAATATCAAAGACCATATGTATGGAAGGAAAAACAGCTTAATAAGTTACTACAGGATTTTATTGATTATCAGAAAAATGAAGATGTAAATAAGCCTTTTTATTACCTAGGAAGTATTATTTTACATCATGATAAAGCTTCCGAGCAACTTAATATAATAGATGGGCAGCAAAGAATTACGACTTCATTATTAATACAGAAATTAGTCTCACAGAATTTTAAAAGTAATATTCAATATTCTTCAGGAATAAGTATTGATAATATTAAAAGAAACTTATCCTACTTAAAAGCTATTAAGAATAGTGATATTTTTGAATTTAAAGAGTATCCACAATTATTAGAAAGTATCGATTTTAATCAAGTTAATGTTACTTTAATTATTACTTCGACAGAAGATCTTGCATATACATTTTTTGAAACTCAAAATACAGGAGGTGTTCGACTTTCGGGTAGTGATATTATTAAAGCACATCATCTAAGAGCATTACCAACAAATAAGTTAGTTAATTATCAAGCTAAAAGATGGGAATCTATAGATACTAGTAGAGTTGATAAAATTATAGAACTTCTTACTAAAGTTAGGTTTTGGGATAATAGAAAATGGAGAACCTATCCATTCTACAGGGATAAAAAAGGAATAAAAGAGACACTAATTGATGAGTTTACCATAAATACCTCAAAAAATAACGAAGATGTATCTTATTATTATAGTGCTGTCAAAAATGATTTAGGTAGAAGTTTCCAATTGCATGAAAGTGAATATAAACAATTAAAACAGCCACTTTCAGATGGAAATAATTCATTGGATTTCATTATCGATTATGTTAGACTTTACCAGAAGTTGTTTTTGGATACAACAGATCATCGAATACCTGATGAGTTCTATGACTTTAGAGATAAGGTACTTCATGGAATTCATGGTACCCTGTTTTTAAAAGAATTATTTGAAATAGCAGTAATATGTTATGTGAGTAGATTTGGATATTATAGAATTTTTGAGGCATCATTATGGTTATATCGAGCCATTTATTCAAAAAGAGTATCAAGTAATAGAAATGTTAGAGAAGATAGTATTTATAAGTTTGTATTTGATAATCAATTTATTGATAACATTATAGAAGTTTTTACCCCAGATGAATTATTCCTTTTTTTAAAGAAGTTTACTTACAATTTTAATAAAGAAAATACAGGGAAAAATCAGTCGAAAGCCAAGCACATTCATACATTAAGAAACTATTTCGATCAGAAAATTAATAATATCGATTATTACTCTGAAAATCATAGAGATTTTGATAAACATTTAATTGAAGGAATAATTGATAAAATCAATAAGCAATAA
- a CDS encoding DUF262 domain-containing protein, with protein MSNEKIFNTQVVSLSDLRDYTFVIPTYQRPYVWQDEQIKKLLDDFYLSLINNESVYYVSTILTKEESNVAELIDGQQRFTSLWLIAFSFQSLGIKTQLTDFIMKGDQLKLNFEIRDEVKDYLEFLIDRKVDSRHKNQEHIDSQPYLKNIARRLVFIKSYLEQKLKQENKQKLIEFGDFIYNKVFLVKNKTPLSTDLNKLFSTINSAGVQLEQTDIIKANLLKRLDDKVLYSKIWESCENMNDFFERNVRRSFPTSNWEELVNFENYMSFNKDIFKYEIDTVDSQSVSIFTIEDLQEVEIYNIEQSNNVDEKKRTSEEVYCRSIINFGQLLLHTYRIYLFRNNKEDFTQTFHISNIIEIFKELEQSPTEEIKSFFLLLWDVRYMFDKYIIKWLSDSNTKQETLEIVNINLNSEGYYTRTKYEKSNALMLQSVLYFTGDYLRQYWLTSYLYYLLEKHDNLPGNSEVHSKSLESMDNILSLNDDLTDKELTRKLMSDTEINLNVNLEVELKKAKGTGFKHYWFQKLEYVLWKNWDKNNDHKFYNFRISSKNSVEHIYPQNPENRLEHPIISDIILHGFGNLTLLSVAQNSEYSNKSVSVKKSIFKEKSEQYDSLKSFHIFSYDEWNEASIKDHEEKMIRLLSDHYQNK; from the coding sequence ATGAGCAACGAAAAAATATTTAATACCCAAGTTGTAAGTCTATCTGATTTAAGAGATTATACATTTGTAATTCCTACTTATCAAAGACCTTACGTATGGCAAGATGAACAAATAAAAAAGTTATTAGATGATTTTTATTTATCATTAATAAATAATGAATCAGTCTATTATGTAAGTACTATTTTAACTAAGGAAGAAAGTAATGTAGCAGAGTTAATTGATGGTCAACAACGTTTTACGTCTTTATGGTTAATTGCATTTTCATTTCAATCATTGGGTATCAAAACACAATTAACTGATTTCATCATGAAAGGAGATCAATTAAAACTCAATTTTGAAATTAGAGATGAAGTAAAAGATTACCTAGAGTTTCTTATTGACCGTAAAGTGGATAGTAGACATAAGAATCAAGAGCATATTGATAGCCAACCTTATTTAAAAAATATTGCAAGACGACTAGTTTTTATTAAAAGTTATCTAGAACAGAAGTTAAAGCAAGAGAATAAACAAAAGCTAATTGAATTTGGAGATTTTATTTACAATAAGGTATTCTTGGTTAAAAATAAAACACCTTTGTCGACAGATCTAAATAAACTCTTTTCTACAATAAATAGTGCTGGTGTTCAATTAGAACAAACTGATATAATTAAAGCAAATTTATTAAAGCGATTAGATGATAAAGTACTTTATAGTAAGATTTGGGAATCATGTGAAAATATGAATGATTTCTTTGAAAGAAATGTAAGAAGATCTTTTCCTACTTCGAACTGGGAAGAACTTGTGAATTTTGAGAACTATATGAGCTTTAATAAAGATATTTTTAAGTATGAAATTGATACTGTTGATTCCCAATCAGTATCAATTTTTACTATTGAAGATTTACAGGAGGTTGAAATATACAATATTGAACAAAGTAATAATGTTGATGAGAAGAAAAGAACATCAGAAGAGGTGTATTGTAGATCAATAATTAATTTTGGACAATTGTTATTACATACTTACCGGATCTATTTATTTCGAAATAACAAAGAAGACTTTACTCAGACTTTTCATATTTCTAACATAATAGAAATTTTCAAAGAACTAGAGCAATCACCAACTGAAGAAATAAAAAGTTTTTTTTTACTTCTTTGGGATGTAAGATATATGTTTGACAAGTATATCATTAAATGGTTATCTGATAGTAATACGAAGCAAGAAACCCTTGAAATTGTGAATATAAACCTAAATAGTGAAGGGTATTATACTAGAACTAAGTACGAAAAATCTAATGCATTAATGCTTCAAAGTGTATTGTATTTTACAGGTGATTACCTTAGACAGTATTGGTTAACTAGTTATCTCTATTACCTATTAGAAAAACATGATAACTTACCAGGAAATAGTGAAGTGCATTCCAAGAGTTTAGAATCAATGGATAATATTCTTTCACTAAACGATGATTTGACAGATAAGGAGTTGACTAGAAAATTGATGTCAGATACAGAAATTAATTTAAATGTTAATTTAGAAGTAGAGCTTAAAAAAGCAAAAGGAACCGGATTTAAACATTATTGGTTTCAAAAGTTAGAGTATGTCTTATGGAAAAATTGGGATAAAAATAACGACCATAAATTCTATAACTTCCGTATTTCTTCTAAAAACTCAGTAGAACATATTTATCCTCAGAATCCTGAAAATAGATTAGAGCATCCTATTATTTCTGATATTATTCTGCATGGGTTTGGTAATTTAACTTTATTGAGTGTTGCTCAAAATTCAGAGTACAGTAATAAATCCGTTAGTGTCAAAAAGTCGATTTTCAAAGAAAAGAGTGAACAATACGACTCTTTAAAATCATTTCATATTTTTAGTTATGATGAATGGAATGAAGCTTCTATAAAAGACCATGAAGAAAAAATGATAAGATTATTATCGGATCATTATCAAAATAAATAA
- a CDS encoding glycoside hydrolase family 30 protein, with translation MNYLRLLLISFLLASNFVFAQDLSQLKVQYVTLEKGEASPLKELAVEVKDQKVKWGHEITLYPEIEYQVIEGIGGAFNEIGGEALLSLSKTQQDVVIDQLFASDKAGFTFCRTAIGSSDFGLDAYSYSNKDGDYKMKEFSIERDQKYVLPYLKAAFKINPNLTLFASPWSPPAWMKINNSITGLTEQENALKADKKIYEAYARYFAKYLQEYQNEGIFIDRMCVQNENDANTKYPSCVMSPSQMLELTTDHILPLFKKEKISTKVYAGTFRTAEKLDLIELLTLEKVDQFEGVGIQYTSPFIITDAIKMKPQLKMFHTEGHCYNGKNSTDEAKHRLEEVAQYINSGVSNFCYWNMILNETTESGWEWPQNSLINIDREKKTIQYNPDYNAMYIISHFIKPGDVRIASNSQKPMITVKDKDGNIKILIQNTDNNDSTFRIHLQGETKKITLPKQSITAIVI, from the coding sequence ATGAATTATTTACGTCTCCTTCTAATTAGTTTCTTATTAGCATCAAACTTTGTATTCGCTCAGGACCTTTCTCAATTAAAAGTTCAGTATGTTACTCTAGAGAAAGGTGAGGCATCACCTCTAAAAGAATTAGCGGTTGAAGTAAAAGATCAAAAGGTAAAATGGGGACATGAAATTACTTTATACCCCGAAATTGAATATCAAGTGATAGAAGGTATTGGTGGGGCTTTTAATGAAATTGGGGGAGAAGCATTACTAAGCTTAAGCAAAACGCAACAAGACGTTGTGATCGATCAGCTTTTTGCTTCTGATAAAGCAGGATTTACTTTTTGCCGTACCGCAATTGGCTCTAGTGATTTTGGTTTAGATGCTTATAGCTACTCCAATAAGGACGGTGATTATAAAATGAAGGAATTTTCTATCGAAAGAGATCAGAAATATGTTCTACCTTATCTCAAAGCTGCTTTCAAAATCAACCCTAATTTAACCCTATTTGCTTCCCCTTGGAGTCCTCCTGCATGGATGAAAATCAATAATTCTATTACTGGCTTAACAGAACAAGAAAACGCACTAAAAGCAGATAAAAAAATCTATGAAGCTTACGCCAGATACTTTGCAAAGTACTTACAGGAATATCAAAATGAAGGGATCTTTATTGATAGAATGTGTGTGCAGAATGAAAATGATGCCAATACAAAATACCCTAGTTGTGTGATGTCTCCATCACAAATGCTAGAGCTTACTACAGACCATATTCTACCTTTATTTAAGAAAGAAAAAATATCGACTAAGGTGTACGCTGGTACTTTTAGAACGGCAGAAAAGTTAGATTTAATTGAGCTTTTGACTTTAGAAAAAGTAGACCAATTTGAAGGTGTGGGTATTCAATATACTTCTCCCTTTATCATCACAGATGCCATTAAGATGAAACCACAGCTTAAGATGTTTCATACCGAAGGACATTGTTATAATGGTAAAAATAGTACAGATGAAGCAAAGCATCGTTTAGAGGAAGTTGCCCAATATATCAATAGTGGTGTAAGTAATTTTTGCTATTGGAATATGATTCTCAACGAAACAACTGAGAGTGGTTGGGAATGGCCACAAAACTCACTAATAAATATCGATCGAGAAAAAAAGACGATACAATACAATCCGGACTATAATGCGATGTATATCATCAGTCATTTTATCAAGCCAGGAGATGTTCGTATAGCTTCGAATAGTCAAAAGCCAATGATTACGGTAAAAGACAAAGACGGAAATATCAAAATTTTAATACAGAATACAGACAACAATGATTCTACTTTTAGAATCCACCTTCAAGGAGAAACGAAGAAAATCACACTACCCAAACAAAGCATTACTGCCATTGTAATTTAG
- a CDS encoding caspase family protein, whose amino-acid sequence MKLLQLTIILIPFMILTSCGSSQSQQEKTDYISRGLEIKDFDLKQASEGKKFALLIGEDSFENFQDLKNPYNDAFTIGKLLEDKYAYSVEIYHDLKFEEIAEKVISFQDKLGPNDRFIFYLAGHGIFDEKVFGDGFIVASDSKTLEEDKSRSTFIAYSKMRNILDNLPAKHVLVILDVCFGAAFNEDFGKYRNIYEPKKSQEYIQEKLSITTRKVITSGGLEVVPDGYSGHHSPFASSLIAYLNDNSLPYVSSLNLYTTLVKEVSGATPNIDNFGKNKKGSDFIIGTHINSNLTDQSEKTHSSSLERTLSDEVYDILYERYALIETLVGSYESFEKSKKTAMDLEQLEANKLHYWKELQEWNRKHSSFGRRLKRQTDTLQYDKYVDLKQEFKELAQDIKATHDALESKDPEKISSVRTYADIIKDLEVMGFDLDKYADTIGGSK is encoded by the coding sequence GTGAAATTATTACAACTTACAATAATTCTGATCCCCTTTATGATTCTTACCTCATGTGGTTCTTCACAATCACAACAAGAGAAAACAGACTATATTTCTAGAGGATTAGAGATTAAAGACTTCGATTTAAAGCAAGCATCCGAAGGAAAGAAATTTGCTCTTTTAATAGGAGAAGATAGTTTTGAAAATTTCCAAGATTTAAAGAACCCGTATAATGATGCATTTACCATAGGTAAGTTGTTAGAAGATAAATACGCCTATTCTGTTGAAATTTATCATGACTTAAAGTTCGAAGAAATAGCAGAAAAGGTAATTAGTTTTCAAGACAAACTAGGACCCAATGATCGTTTTATCTTCTATTTGGCAGGGCATGGAATTTTTGATGAAAAGGTATTTGGTGATGGCTTTATAGTGGCATCTGATTCAAAAACTTTGGAAGAAGATAAGAGTCGCTCAACTTTTATTGCTTATTCAAAAATGAGGAATATCCTAGACAACCTACCTGCAAAACATGTTCTTGTGATATTGGATGTCTGTTTTGGCGCCGCTTTTAATGAAGATTTTGGAAAGTATAGAAATATATATGAACCTAAAAAGTCTCAAGAGTATATTCAAGAAAAGCTGTCAATAACAACTAGAAAAGTAATTACTTCTGGAGGTCTTGAAGTCGTACCTGATGGATATTCCGGACATCATTCCCCTTTCGCTTCGTCACTAATAGCCTATTTAAATGATAACAGTTTACCGTATGTCAGTAGTTTGAATTTATATACTACTTTAGTAAAAGAGGTATCAGGTGCTACTCCTAACATTGATAACTTTGGGAAAAATAAAAAGGGAAGCGATTTTATAATTGGTACACATATCAACTCTAATTTAACCGATCAATCTGAGAAGACTCATTCTTCAAGTTTAGAAAGAACACTAAGTGATGAAGTGTACGATATCTTATATGAAAGATATGCTTTGATTGAAACTTTAGTAGGTAGTTACGAAAGTTTTGAAAAGAGTAAGAAAACAGCAATGGACCTTGAGCAATTGGAGGCCAATAAGCTACATTATTGGAAAGAGTTACAAGAATGGAATCGCAAACATTCTTCTTTTGGTAGAAGGTTGAAAAGACAAACGGATACTTTACAATACGATAAGTATGTTGACTTGAAGCAAGAGTTTAAAGAGTTAGCACAAGATATTAAAGCAACACATGATGCTTTAGAATCAAAAGATCCAGAAAAAATTTCTTCTGTCCGAACTTATGCGGATATCATTAAAGACTTGGAAGTAATGGGGTTTGATTTAGATAAATACGCGGACACTATTGGTGGGAGTAAATAA
- a CDS encoding helix-turn-helix transcriptional regulator, with translation MNLKHQRNLFELVNLLSKEGRRYNRRELCRILSIDKRTLINYKNELLSDFHIEVIIHPKDYTYSISKETMLDSDLFGWMARGIESTVLSKADNKKFLLLDSSNDDKSNNVQFLPLLLESLHQSKGIRFKYQKFNSNENKEVELLPYYIKQYQQRWYIIGVKNDRLNEKNIRCYGLDRMVGLTLQEDSFKRKPEIEAEMIYLYENAIGVFSNGDIETVILSFSNKKAPYIKKVPLHHSQQLLPKKDNPNWTNFQYQLRINEDLIYRILYYGKEVKVIEPDILKTQIKQHLEDSLKNY, from the coding sequence ATGAACCTGAAACATCAAAGGAATCTTTTCGAACTAGTCAACTTACTATCAAAAGAGGGTAGAAGGTACAATAGAAGAGAACTATGTAGAATTTTATCAATAGATAAACGTACACTGATCAATTATAAGAACGAGCTATTATCAGACTTTCACATTGAAGTAATTATCCATCCGAAGGATTACACTTATTCGATTTCTAAAGAGACTATGTTGGATAGTGATCTTTTTGGATGGATGGCTAGAGGTATCGAAAGTACAGTATTATCTAAGGCAGATAATAAGAAGTTTCTTTTGTTAGATTCCTCCAATGATGATAAAAGTAATAATGTTCAATTTCTTCCTTTACTACTAGAAAGTTTACATCAATCCAAAGGTATTAGGTTTAAGTATCAAAAATTTAATTCTAATGAGAATAAAGAGGTAGAACTATTACCGTATTACATTAAACAGTATCAGCAGCGGTGGTATATTATAGGAGTAAAAAATGATCGATTAAACGAAAAAAATATTCGATGTTATGGATTAGACCGTATGGTGGGCTTAACCTTACAAGAGGATTCATTTAAGAGAAAACCAGAAATTGAGGCAGAGATGATCTATTTATATGAAAATGCCATTGGTGTTTTCTCAAATGGTGATATTGAAACCGTTATACTTTCCTTCTCCAATAAAAAAGCTCCATATATCAAGAAAGTTCCATTACATCATTCCCAACAATTACTCCCTAAAAAAGACAATCCAAACTGGACTAATTTTCAATACCAATTAAGAATCAATGAAGATCTGATATATAGAATTCTTTATTACGGAAAAGAAGTGAAAGTGATTGAACCCGACATTTTAAAAACTCAAATAAAACAGCACTTAGAAGACTCTTTGAAAAATTATTAA
- a CDS encoding DUF6140 family protein, giving the protein MPVFTATLKHSGTTNGVRYEKGMSVQVVTQTTSNPLTVNGGKPVIDAFMRMYGIDIKKAGLVSSAYVEVR; this is encoded by the coding sequence ATGCCTGTCTTTACAGCTACATTAAAACACTCTGGAACTACCAATGGAGTGAGATACGAAAAAGGAATGTCTGTACAAGTGGTCACTCAAACCACTTCCAATCCACTTACTGTTAATGGTGGAAAACCTGTCATTGACGCATTTATGCGTATGTATGGAATTGATATTAAAAAAGCTGGGTTGGTGAGCTCGGCATATGTGGAGGTTAGATAA
- a CDS encoding TerD family protein: MNRDLQKVAIRNNAIVLSNSILTSSNSPSINTNTLFLLKTLQNIGYTFSKELFDALNDIPAKELGKIYSVFKKIHRLQANWTPLIRQWDIPEEIKDRNKQLILVWLSNLLGEKKGTQFACGHRIPDGTFKLEKYNGCPVCGTPFQFEKLVLEQSDAIGFRRLELWAEGDLEKHFLSLLQSKNPLDATQIESLKTLLIHFGLPKKLKFITKENKALVIDYLIMKKEHDKLKALLQSPNDILRYLWYKKTGYLQIIKPKTIIVRNFENAQVWHIRTTINEKLVQVQKDKIKLHFSRGECRKYAQWINELPMSIEKQCEEMHPNRNMWVRVIRALRLTEWSNHRDFGQLSQLLDTFYNSNYDVWRGKLNHFIKYKKRAEAFELLKANPGYFSRSLFALIFRFGVDDTLKHFEEVTSKIPMRLIMTLSMYAEYYFSPTGDRLVKPLGGKHIHIMKNKNIHQLTKVEREEIIQKIKAFTLQLIKKHLSQQKVGEAKSIYIDPQLYNVPISIGDRSQTIQDNNYMPSGVKLPLKGDTIRLFMQWGEGLPAQHLDMDLSCVVVYPNKQEYCNYGNMVIDGCKHSGDIIYIPDQIGTAEYIEIDIPTLQQLKAKYVYFTCNSYSSGNLSLNLMVGWMDAKHPMKVTKSGVAYHPAHVQQQVKINDNNLTKGLLFGVLDIEKKEVLWLELEFGGQVVHNMSLYAVKALIKRLESKIKIGELLELKAEVHQQEIANEKENADQVYDQHWALNLAEVNQLWN, from the coding sequence ATGAATAGAGATTTACAGAAAGTTGCCATTCGTAATAATGCTATTGTACTATCTAATTCTATACTTACATCTTCCAATTCCCCTTCCATTAATACCAATACCTTATTTTTATTAAAAACACTTCAAAACATTGGTTATACCTTTTCCAAAGAACTTTTTGATGCTTTAAACGACATACCTGCAAAAGAATTGGGTAAAATCTATAGTGTATTTAAAAAGATACATCGATTGCAAGCGAATTGGACTCCATTGATTCGACAATGGGATATCCCTGAGGAAATTAAAGATAGAAATAAGCAATTAATTTTAGTCTGGCTTTCTAACCTGTTAGGTGAGAAAAAAGGTACTCAATTTGCGTGTGGCCATAGGATACCTGATGGTACTTTTAAGCTAGAAAAATACAATGGCTGTCCTGTATGTGGCACTCCTTTTCAGTTTGAAAAGTTAGTACTTGAACAGTCTGATGCGATAGGTTTTAGAAGACTTGAATTGTGGGCTGAAGGTGATTTAGAAAAGCACTTTTTAAGTCTTTTACAATCCAAAAACCCTTTGGATGCGACACAAATAGAAAGTCTGAAGACATTATTAATTCATTTTGGGTTACCGAAAAAACTAAAGTTTATCACAAAAGAAAATAAAGCTTTAGTCATCGATTATTTAATCATGAAAAAAGAACATGATAAACTAAAAGCATTACTACAATCGCCAAATGATATTCTCAGGTATTTATGGTATAAAAAAACAGGCTATTTACAGATCATCAAACCCAAAACGATTATTGTAAGAAATTTTGAGAATGCTCAAGTATGGCATATTCGGACAACTATCAATGAGAAGTTGGTTCAGGTTCAGAAAGACAAAATAAAATTACATTTTTCTAGAGGTGAATGTAGAAAATACGCCCAATGGATCAATGAATTACCAATGAGTATCGAGAAGCAATGTGAAGAAATGCATCCCAACAGAAATATGTGGGTCAGAGTGATTAGAGCATTGCGGCTAACAGAATGGAGCAATCATAGAGATTTTGGTCAGTTATCTCAATTATTAGATACATTTTATAACAGTAACTATGATGTGTGGAGAGGTAAATTGAACCATTTCATAAAGTACAAAAAAAGAGCAGAAGCTTTTGAGCTATTAAAAGCAAACCCAGGCTATTTTTCAAGATCCTTATTTGCTCTAATTTTTCGATTTGGAGTAGATGATACACTCAAACATTTTGAGGAGGTTACTTCTAAAATTCCTATGCGCTTAATCATGACCTTAAGTATGTATGCTGAATACTATTTCAGTCCTACTGGGGATCGATTAGTGAAACCATTAGGAGGAAAGCATATACATATCATGAAGAATAAAAATATTCATCAACTAACAAAAGTAGAAAGAGAGGAGATCATTCAGAAAATAAAAGCATTTACCTTACAGCTCATCAAAAAACATTTATCACAACAAAAAGTAGGAGAAGCGAAATCCATTTACATTGACCCGCAGTTGTATAATGTACCTATTTCTATTGGAGATAGAAGTCAAACAATTCAGGATAACAACTATATGCCTTCAGGAGTTAAGCTACCTCTGAAAGGAGATACCATTCGTTTATTTATGCAATGGGGCGAAGGGCTACCTGCTCAGCATTTGGATATGGATTTAAGTTGTGTGGTAGTCTACCCTAATAAGCAAGAATACTGCAACTATGGAAACATGGTGATTGATGGGTGTAAACATAGCGGTGATATAATTTATATTCCAGATCAAATTGGAACGGCAGAATATATAGAAATAGATATTCCAACTCTTCAGCAATTAAAAGCGAAATACGTTTATTTTACTTGTAACAGTTATTCCTCTGGTAATCTATCTCTCAACTTAATGGTAGGTTGGATGGATGCCAAACACCCAATGAAAGTAACTAAAAGTGGAGTGGCCTATCACCCTGCACATGTACAACAACAAGTAAAGATCAATGATAACAATCTTACAAAAGGATTGCTCTTTGGTGTATTGGATATCGAAAAGAAAGAAGTTTTATGGCTGGAGTTAGAATTCGGTGGACAAGTGGTACATAATATGTCTCTATATGCTGTAAAAGCTTTAATCAAAAGACTAGAATCCAAAATAAAAATAGGAGAACTCCTAGAGTTAAAAGCCGAAGTACATCAACAAGAAATTGCTAATGAAAAAGAAAATGCTGACCAGGTATATGATCAGCACTGGGCTTTAAATCTTGCTGAAGTGAATCAACTTTGGAATTAG